One genomic segment of Lysobacter sp. 5GHs7-4 includes these proteins:
- a CDS encoding Do family serine endopeptidase, with product MRPRPLPTLLALTLAAAFGGFAATAIRDGLEAPAQASPAAAALPAVSALPTAVGGQPVPSLAPMLARVTPAVVSVHAKQTVRIRNPFANDPMFRRMFPNIPQERINESLGSGVIIDAKNGYVLTNHHVIEGADAVSVTLSDGRTLKAAFVGSDPDTDIAVMKIPGENLSALNLTDSDGLKVGDFVVAVGNPFGIGQTVTSGIVSAVGRSGLRGLGYQNFIQTDASINPGNSGGALVNLNGELVGINTASFNPQGSMAGNIGLGFAIPANLARYIKDQLIANDGVVRRGSLGLETQDVDARLAQALKLDEPRGAVVTRVFAGSAAAAAGLKAGDVILSANNQRIDNRDALRNFEGLQAIGGRVALDVRRDGRPLQLTATLREQPKAYAGTELDERLTGASFAELPERLRQSGAAGVLIESVARGSRAERNGLRSGDVVVAGNAGDFEDLPGFRASFTRPPAQLVLRVMRGNAVANLLMQ from the coding sequence ATGCGTCCTCGCCCCCTGCCGACCCTGCTCGCCCTGACCCTGGCCGCCGCATTCGGCGGTTTCGCCGCGACCGCGATCCGCGACGGGCTGGAGGCGCCCGCCCAGGCCTCGCCGGCCGCGGCCGCGCTGCCGGCGGTGTCGGCGCTGCCGACCGCGGTGGGCGGGCAGCCGGTGCCGTCGCTGGCGCCGATGCTGGCGCGGGTGACCCCGGCGGTGGTCAGCGTGCACGCCAAGCAGACCGTGCGCATCCGCAACCCCTTCGCCAACGACCCGATGTTCCGGCGCATGTTCCCGAACATCCCGCAGGAGCGGATCAACGAATCGCTGGGCTCGGGCGTGATCATCGACGCCAAGAACGGCTACGTGCTGACCAACCACCACGTGATCGAGGGGGCCGACGCGGTGTCGGTGACGCTCAGCGACGGGCGCACGCTCAAGGCCGCGTTCGTCGGCTCCGACCCGGACACCGACATCGCGGTGATGAAGATCCCGGGCGAAAACCTCAGCGCGCTGAACCTGACCGATTCCGACGGGCTCAAGGTCGGCGACTTCGTGGTGGCGGTGGGCAACCCGTTCGGCATCGGCCAGACGGTCACCTCGGGCATCGTCTCGGCGGTGGGCCGCAGCGGCCTGCGTGGGCTGGGCTACCAGAACTTCATCCAGACCGACGCCTCGATCAATCCCGGCAACTCCGGCGGCGCGCTGGTCAACCTCAACGGCGAGCTGGTCGGCATCAACACCGCCAGCTTCAATCCGCAGGGCAGCATGGCCGGCAACATCGGCCTGGGCTTCGCGATCCCGGCCAACCTGGCGCGCTACATCAAGGACCAGCTGATCGCCAACGACGGCGTGGTGCGGCGCGGTTCGCTGGGCCTGGAAACCCAGGACGTGGACGCGCGCCTGGCGCAGGCGCTGAAGCTGGACGAGCCGCGCGGCGCGGTGGTCACGCGGGTGTTCGCGGGCAGCGCGGCGGCGGCGGCGGGATTGAAGGCCGGCGACGTGATCCTGAGCGCCAACAACCAGCGCATCGACAACCGCGACGCGCTGCGCAACTTCGAGGGCCTGCAGGCGATCGGCGGGCGGGTGGCGCTGGACGTGCGCCGCGACGGCCGGCCGCTGCAGCTGACCGCGACCCTGCGCGAGCAGCCCAAGGCCTACGCCGGCACCGAACTGGACGAGCGCCTGACCGGCGCCAGCTTCGCCGAGCTGCCCGAGCGCCTGCGCCAGTCCGGCGCGGCCGGCGTGCTGATCGAGTCGGTGGCGCGCGGCAGCCGCGCCGAGCGCAACGGCCTGCGTTCGGGCGACGTGGTGGTGGCGGGCAACGCGGGCGATTTCGAGGATCTGCCGGGCTTCCGCGCG